From the genome of Leptolyngbya iicbica LK, one region includes:
- a CDS encoding ATP-binding protein, giving the protein MTADMLQVVGTVKGPGENGNEYLFITADNREVKIGEFVAYQVQQGDETLDILGKIADRRLIDHLPDRIFADTAISPEAIAALVGFAYPDPEIYEVTVTVIGYFHPALGFINPRLTPDPGAKVYRVDDATLVQVVNKRQPGEIGGAHVGSLLLRPGEAVPVALDVKELVSTHMAILAGTGSGKSYTAGVLIEELLRPNNRAAVLVFDPHGEYGTLGDMRGHPAFQGDDGYAPQVKVLKPEDIRIRMSSLDYYDVMTLLPNMSDRQQAILSKAFKILKRHRHGDYRWDVEDLIRAVNEADTSEDEDGNPKIGSSAPAIEWKLEKLASSDYFHQAEHLAPKDLFEPGQVTVLQMNEISQEEQQVICAAVLRQSYQARMGTEKQNISDGDENYLPYPVFILLEESHRFAPAHEPARCKQVLRTILSEGRKFGMGVGLITQRPGKLDSDVLSQCMSQFLMRIVNPVDQESLKYGVEAAGRDLLKELPALTKGQVIISGACVNTPVLCQVRKRLTQHGGETMDAPQDWQRYFQQHHARKRKIEKSTVARPRPAETVGGISIE; this is encoded by the coding sequence ATGACCGCAGATATGCTTCAAGTTGTCGGTACTGTGAAAGGCCCTGGTGAAAACGGCAACGAGTATTTGTTCATCACTGCTGATAATCGCGAGGTCAAAATTGGCGAATTCGTGGCCTATCAGGTGCAACAAGGGGACGAAACGCTCGATATCTTGGGCAAAATTGCCGATCGCCGGTTAATCGACCATCTACCTGATCGCATCTTTGCCGATACTGCAATCAGCCCTGAAGCGATCGCGGCCTTAGTCGGCTTTGCCTATCCTGATCCCGAAATCTACGAAGTCACCGTTACGGTCATCGGCTACTTCCATCCCGCCTTAGGATTCATCAATCCCCGACTGACGCCAGATCCGGGTGCCAAGGTCTATCGGGTCGATGACGCCACGCTGGTTCAGGTCGTGAACAAAAGGCAACCGGGGGAAATCGGTGGGGCGCATGTCGGCTCCCTGTTGCTGCGTCCGGGCGAAGCGGTACCCGTGGCGCTCGATGTGAAAGAACTGGTGAGTACCCACATGGCGATTCTCGCCGGGACGGGTTCCGGCAAATCGTACACGGCTGGGGTGCTGATCGAAGAGTTGCTGCGCCCTAACAATCGCGCTGCCGTTCTGGTGTTTGATCCCCATGGCGAATACGGCACACTGGGCGACATGCGAGGACATCCAGCCTTTCAAGGCGATGATGGCTATGCGCCCCAGGTCAAGGTACTAAAGCCGGAGGATATTCGCATTCGCATGTCCTCGCTGGATTATTACGATGTCATGACCCTGCTGCCGAATATGAGCGATCGCCAGCAGGCCATTCTCAGCAAGGCATTCAAGATTCTCAAGCGCCATCGCCACGGCGACTATCGCTGGGATGTGGAGGATCTGATTCGCGCGGTGAATGAAGCGGACACGAGCGAAGACGAGGACGGCAATCCCAAGATTGGGTCATCGGCGCCCGCGATCGAATGGAAACTAGAAAAGCTCGCCAGTTCCGACTATTTTCACCAGGCGGAACACTTGGCCCCAAAGGATTTGTTTGAGCCAGGGCAAGTAACCGTACTGCAAATGAACGAAATCAGTCAAGAAGAGCAGCAGGTCATTTGTGCGGCAGTCTTGCGGCAGAGCTATCAGGCACGCATGGGTACGGAAAAGCAAAACATCTCAGATGGAGATGAAAATTATTTGCCCTATCCGGTATTCATTTTGCTGGAAGAGTCGCACCGCTTTGCCCCCGCCCATGAACCGGCTCGCTGCAAGCAAGTGCTGCGGACCATTCTGAGTGAGGGGCGCAAGTTTGGCATGGGAGTGGGCCTGATTACCCAGCGTCCCGGCAAGTTGGACTCGGATGTGTTGTCGCAATGCATGAGCCAGTTTCTCATGCGCATTGTGAACCCAGTGGATCAGGAAAGTTTGAAATATGGCGTTGAAGCAGCAGGGCGAGATCTACTGAAAGAGCTGCCAGCCCTCACCAAAGGTCAGGTGATCATTTCAGGGGCCTGTGTGAACACTCCGGTGTTATGCCAAGTCCGCAAACGTCTCACCCAGCACGGTGGCGAGACGATGGATGCACCCCAAGATTGGCAACGATATTTTCAGCAGCACCACGCGCGCAAACGCAAAATCGAAAAATCCACTGTGGCTCGCCCCAGACCCGCCGAAACTGTCGGCGGCATCAGCATTGAGTAG
- a CDS encoding SRPBCC family protein, producing MTDATPLETVEDTQLDPSVEELPSEGNLSIATEKLPHRHRRILASISIPCSVEQVWGILTDYENLSSFIPNLTVSRRLETDGSRTLLEQVGSQCFLNIQFCARVVLDMAEQFPHCIGFSMVEGDFKSFEGAWKLEQAEDAEQGTRLNYEITICPPRAIPAVLIERHLRHDLTQNLQAIRNYAIAANGAA from the coding sequence ATGACTGACGCCACTCCGCTCGAAACCGTAGAAGACACTCAACTCGACCCTTCAGTGGAGGAACTCCCCAGTGAAGGTAATTTGTCGATTGCGACGGAAAAGCTGCCGCACCGCCATCGTCGGATTCTCGCTTCGATTTCCATTCCTTGTTCGGTCGAGCAAGTATGGGGCATCTTGACCGATTACGAAAATTTGTCCAGCTTCATCCCGAACCTGACAGTCAGCCGTCGCTTAGAGACCGATGGCTCGCGTACCTTACTAGAACAGGTCGGCTCTCAGTGTTTCCTTAATATTCAGTTTTGTGCGCGGGTAGTGCTCGATATGGCCGAGCAGTTTCCCCATTGCATTGGTTTCTCCATGGTGGAAGGCGACTTCAAATCTTTTGAGGGGGCGTGGAAACTAGAGCAAGCCGAAGACGCTGAACAGGGCACTCGCTTGAACTACGAAATCACGATTTGTCCGCCTCGGGCCATTCCTGCCGTGCTAATTGAGCGGCATTTGCGTCACGACCTGACCCAAAATCTTCAGGCGATTCGTAATTATGCGATCGCCGCGAATGGCGCAGCTTAG
- the rpsP gene encoding 30S ribosomal protein S16: MIKLRLKRFGKKREVSYRIVAMPSQARRDGRPLAELGYYNPRTDETRLEVPEIVSWLQKGAQPTPTVRSILQKASVFDQLK, encoded by the coding sequence ATGATTAAGTTGCGTCTAAAGCGATTTGGTAAAAAGCGTGAAGTCAGCTACCGTATCGTCGCCATGCCTAGCCAAGCTCGCCGTGATGGCCGTCCCCTCGCTGAGTTGGGCTATTACAACCCCCGCACCGATGAAACGCGGTTAGAGGTGCCGGAAATCGTTAGCTGGCTACAAAAAGGCGCTCAGCCCACGCCAACCGTGCGCAGCATTTTGCAAAAAGCCAGCGTGTTTGATCAGCTGAAGTAA
- a CDS encoding endonuclease/exonuclease/phosphatase family protein yields MSRVFAFMGQPRSRFGHLLAWGLLVGVGVVTAIALISSHFGWPLYLELLSHFQRQYWGLSVLGMGTIGLTRRRLPFCLSLLCVTALTAQLLPWYLPPHFVAASEPGNYRILIANVNRQNRDFEAVLQWAQQTNPDLALFMEVDARWVEQLSPLQAELPHMAGQDRDDNFGLVLYSRYPLTTAEMVNFAADSMPSIVATTTVQGESLAIVGTHPLPPVNRQYFQSRNRQLEQLGQYLQTVELPQVVIGDFNITMWSPYYRRWQQQTGLKNVRHGFGILPSWPSAESFPPLPSWLTPWLAIPIDHGLVSPELTVGRVQIGPDIGSDHRPVVLDLMI; encoded by the coding sequence GTGAGTAGGGTTTTTGCGTTTATGGGGCAACCGCGATCGCGTTTCGGCCATCTGCTCGCTTGGGGGCTGCTCGTTGGCGTTGGGGTAGTGACGGCGATCGCTCTGATCAGCAGTCACTTTGGCTGGCCGCTATATCTAGAACTGCTGTCGCATTTTCAGCGTCAATACTGGGGCTTGAGTGTGCTGGGCATGGGAACAATCGGACTGACTCGTCGCCGTCTACCGTTCTGTCTTAGCCTCCTCTGCGTCACGGCCCTAACGGCTCAACTTTTGCCCTGGTATCTGCCGCCCCATTTTGTGGCCGCCAGTGAACCAGGCAACTACCGCATTCTGATTGCGAACGTAAACCGCCAAAATCGCGACTTTGAAGCAGTTTTGCAATGGGCCCAGCAAACTAATCCTGACCTGGCACTATTTATGGAGGTTGATGCGCGTTGGGTTGAACAACTTTCTCCGCTTCAAGCAGAACTGCCCCATATGGCGGGTCAAGACCGTGACGACAACTTCGGCCTGGTGCTGTACAGCCGCTATCCGCTCACTACGGCGGAGATGGTGAATTTTGCGGCTGACAGTATGCCCAGCATTGTCGCGACGACTACTGTGCAAGGGGAGTCATTGGCGATCGTGGGTACCCATCCTCTGCCGCCGGTCAATCGCCAATACTTTCAGTCTCGCAATCGACAGCTTGAGCAGCTAGGCCAATACCTCCAAACCGTCGAGTTGCCCCAAGTGGTTATCGGCGATTTCAACATTACGATGTGGTCGCCCTATTATCGGCGTTGGCAGCAGCAAACAGGACTCAAAAACGTCCGCCACGGCTTTGGCATTTTGCCCAGTTGGCCAAGCGCTGAATCTTTTCCGCCTCTCCCTAGCTGGTTGACGCCCTGGCTCGCTATTCCCATTGACCACGGGTTGGTCAGTCCAGAGTTGACGGTCGGGCGCGTCCAGATTGGCCCGGATATTGGCTCTGACCATCGCCCAGTGGTGTTGGATTTAATGATTTAG
- a CDS encoding PD-(D/E)XK nuclease family protein, which produces MQLQRYQAKTVRVNRRRVYEINGYRYPGVTTVLSVTKPAEARKALYEWRQRIGQEAAQSISNKASSAGTRLHKQIAAFLQGNAVDIPADIGGYWESMWPILNQVEEALLVEGAVWHDAGYVGFPDAVMTYQGKLCVCDWKTAIKPKKREWISDYCLQVSAYAQAVDQVYEATGLKIEGALIAIALDDAPAQTFWLDQADLQTHWHQFQQRLAEYYVLRPQLS; this is translated from the coding sequence TTGCAACTACAGCGGTATCAGGCCAAAACGGTTCGGGTAAATCGTCGGCGGGTTTACGAAATCAATGGCTATCGGTATCCGGGAGTGACGACGGTGCTCTCAGTCACGAAGCCAGCCGAAGCGAGAAAGGCGCTCTATGAGTGGCGGCAGCGGATTGGTCAGGAAGCGGCTCAATCAATCTCCAACAAGGCCTCATCAGCGGGCACCCGCCTGCACAAGCAAATTGCGGCGTTTCTGCAGGGCAATGCTGTTGATATTCCCGCAGATATCGGTGGTTACTGGGAGTCGATGTGGCCCATTCTCAATCAGGTAGAAGAGGCGCTACTGGTGGAGGGGGCGGTGTGGCACGATGCCGGGTATGTGGGCTTTCCGGATGCAGTGATGACCTATCAGGGCAAACTGTGTGTCTGCGACTGGAAGACGGCGATTAAGCCCAAAAAGCGCGAGTGGATCAGCGATTACTGTCTGCAGGTCAGCGCCTATGCCCAGGCGGTGGACCAGGTGTATGAGGCCACGGGTCTGAAGATTGAGGGGGCACTCATTGCGATCGCTCTTGATGATGCGCCAGCGCAAACCTTTTGGCTCGATCAGGCCGACTTGCAAACTCATTGGCATCAGTTCCAACAGCGTTTGGCAGAGTATTACGTTCTCCGCCCTCAGCTGTCTTGA
- a CDS encoding type II toxin-antitoxin system VapC family toxin: MIAVDTNVLVRLLTQDDADQYERSVKLFQSPDTIFIPTTVILETAWVLRTLYDFQPKAICTALRKVLGLPNVRVDNGSQLALALRWHETGLDFADALHLAQCQSCETLYTFDQRFVKWAVDLKQCDVRVTLPE, from the coding sequence ATGATTGCAGTCGATACCAACGTGCTGGTGCGGCTACTCACACAGGATGATGCTGATCAATACGAGCGAAGTGTAAAGCTGTTTCAAAGCCCCGATACGATTTTCATACCTACAACCGTGATCCTAGAAACCGCTTGGGTGTTACGGACTCTGTATGACTTTCAGCCAAAAGCAATTTGCACTGCCTTAAGAAAGGTGTTGGGGTTGCCCAACGTGCGGGTGGATAACGGAAGCCAGTTAGCCCTCGCATTGCGTTGGCATGAGACCGGATTGGATTTTGCCGATGCTCTACATCTGGCCCAGTGTCAGAGCTGTGAAACGTTGTATACGTTTGATCAGCGCTTTGTAAAATGGGCAGTAGACCTAAAGCAATGTGACGTGAGGGTGACCTTGCCGGAGTAA
- a CDS encoding PhoH family protein gives MQQTAHIDLSSSESAIALSGQQNDNIKFIAEQTGVKVALRGRDLLLSGTAKGVELAQKIVRALEPLWSEGTIISRADILTARQAINTDQLDELRAIQSETVTRTRRGEIIRAKTFRQRQYIQALRKHDLIFCSGPAGTGKTFLAAMVGVQALLNDEYERLILTRPAVEAGERLGFLPGDLQQKVNPYLRPLYDALHELIDPEKIPSLMERGVIEVAPLAYMRGRTLSNAFVILDEAQNTTPAQMKMVLTRLGFQSRMVITGDTTQTDLPTTQTSGMAVAQNILASVEGIAFCKLTQADVVRHPLVQRIVAAYEKYETTRPRRQNAG, from the coding sequence ATGCAGCAGACCGCCCACATCGATTTATCTTCCTCTGAAAGCGCGATCGCGCTTTCTGGTCAACAGAACGACAACATTAAGTTCATCGCCGAGCAAACCGGAGTCAAAGTTGCCCTGCGAGGTCGTGATTTATTGCTATCGGGCACGGCAAAAGGGGTTGAGCTTGCCCAAAAAATTGTTCGTGCTTTAGAGCCGTTATGGAGCGAAGGTACGATTATCAGTCGGGCTGATATTCTGACGGCGCGTCAAGCCATTAACACTGACCAGCTAGACGAACTGCGGGCCATTCAAAGCGAAACCGTTACCCGCACCCGACGCGGGGAGATCATCAGGGCCAAAACTTTTCGCCAGCGGCAATACATCCAAGCGCTTAGAAAGCACGATCTGATTTTTTGCAGTGGGCCAGCGGGCACAGGCAAAACTTTTTTGGCCGCAATGGTCGGCGTACAAGCGTTGCTCAACGACGAATATGAGCGCTTGATCTTGACTCGTCCCGCCGTCGAAGCGGGCGAGCGCCTGGGTTTTTTACCCGGTGATTTGCAGCAAAAGGTGAATCCGTATTTGCGGCCCCTCTACGATGCGCTGCACGAGCTAATTGACCCCGAAAAAATTCCAAGTCTGATGGAGCGCGGCGTCATCGAAGTCGCGCCGCTCGCCTATATGCGGGGCCGTACTTTGAGTAACGCCTTCGTGATTTTGGACGAAGCGCAAAATACCACCCCAGCCCAAATGAAAATGGTGCTAACGCGATTGGGCTTTCAGTCGCGCATGGTGATTACCGGCGACACGACGCAGACTGATTTGCCGACCACTCAAACCTCAGGCATGGCAGTGGCCCAAAATATTCTCGCCTCCGTCGAGGGGATTGCTTTTTGCAAGCTGACTCAAGCAGACGTCGTGCGCCATCCGCTGGTGCAGCGCATTGTCGCCGCCTACGAAAAGTACGAAACAACTCGCCCTCGTCGTCAAAACGCTGGCTAA
- a CDS encoding KH domain-containing protein, whose product MAEKPDYEGLVSYLMKPFLDSPEALKTDIERVTGKSRVTLRVAFSPEDRGRMFGRGGRNIQAIRTVLQATAALYDERVSLDVYGESAHKSRNDDEGGGSRRRRPPRRGGDRPAPPRKK is encoded by the coding sequence ATGGCTGAAAAACCAGACTATGAGGGCCTAGTCAGCTACCTGATGAAGCCCTTCCTCGACTCTCCTGAAGCACTCAAAACTGACATCGAGCGTGTCACTGGCAAGTCTCGGGTAACTTTGAGAGTCGCCTTTTCACCAGAAGATCGCGGTCGCATGTTTGGGCGAGGTGGTCGTAACATCCAAGCCATCCGCACGGTCTTGCAAGCGACGGCGGCTTTATATGACGAACGAGTATCTCTCGACGTTTATGGCGAGTCGGCTCACAAATCGCGCAATGATGATGAAGGTGGCGGTTCCCGTCGTCGTCGCCCGCCCCGCCGCGGCGGCGATCGCCCCGCGCCACCGCGTAAGAAATAA